The Methanomassiliicoccales archaeon genomic sequence GGAAAGACGGTCGGCCAGCACCAGCTTGCTAAATGGAGCGACGCCGACGTCATAGTCTACGTGGGCTGCGGGGAGCGGGGGAACGAGATTGCCGAGGTTCTGGTTGAATTTCCGGGCCTGAAGGACCCGCGCTCCGGAAAGTCAATCATGGAGCGTACCGTGCTCATAGCAAACACCTCAAACATGCCTGTAGCAGCCCGCGAGGCTTCCGTCTACACGGGAGTCACAATCGCCGAATACTACCGCGACATGGGCTACGACGTTTCCGTGATGGCCGACTCCACTTCCCGTTGGGCGGAGGCCATGAGAGAGATCTCCTCCCGCTTGGAAGAGATGCCCGGCGAGGAAGGCTTCCCTGCCTACCTCTCAGCCCGCCTGTCGGAGTTCTACGAGCGCGCCGGTCGCGTGGACGCCTTCTCGGGCAGCCAAGGCTCGGTCTCCGTCGTAGGAGCGGTCTCCCCGCCTGGTGGCGACCTGTCAGAGCCAGTCACTCAAGGAACGCTGCGCATCGTGCGCGTCTTCTGGGCCCTGGATTCTAAATTGCGCGAGCGCCGACACTTCCCGGCCATCAACTGGCTGACATCCTACTCGCTGTACACTAGCACCCTCGACTCCTGGTACCGCACCAACGTGGCCCCGGACTTCCCGGAGCTGCGTGCCTGGGCCATGGAGGTGCTGCAGAAGGAGGCAGAGCTGCAGGAGGTCGTGCAGCTGGTCGGTTCTGACGCGTTGCCGGAGGAGCAGAAGCTGACCCTCGAAGTGGCGAGGATGATCCGCGAGATCGTCCTGCAACAGAACGCCTACCATCCGGTGGACACCTATTGCCCGATGAGCCGCCAGTACCAAGTGATGAGGACCATCAAGCGCTTCGCCGACCTCTCCAAGAGGGCGGTGGAGAACGACGTCATGGTGGACGCCATTGCCAACATGCCATTGCGTACCAGGCTGGGCAAGTCCAAGTTCGAGGAGACCGTGGACAACGAGCTTGAGACGATCCTCAAAGAGATGGACAAGGCCTTCGAATCACTGGGAGGTAAGTAAATGGCCGTAAGCAAGGAGTACAGGAGCATCTCACAGATCGCCGGACCGTTGGTCTTCGTGGAGAAGACCGACCCAGTGGGATACAACGAGATCGCCATCGTCACACTGCCCAACGGCGAGGAGCGCCGGGGTCAGGTGCTTGATACATCCAGTGACGTGGTCGTCATCCAGATGTTCGAGGGCACCGCGGGCATCGAACGGTCCGCTGGCGCCAGGTTCACCGGCGAGACGTTGAAGATGCCGGTGTCCCAGGACATGCTGGGCCGCATCATGTCCGGTTCGGGAGAACCACTGGACGGAGGCCCGAAGATCACTCCCGAGGACCGATTGGACATCATCGGCTCGGCCATCAACCCCTGGGCCAGGGACAATCCGCGGGAGTTCATCCAGACGGGCATTTCCACCATCGACGGCATGAACACCCTGGTGCGGGGGCAGAAGCTGCCGATATTCTCCGGCGCGGGTCTCCCGCACAACGACATCGCGCTGCAAATCGCCCGCCAGGCCAAGGTGCTTGGCAAGGAAGAGGAGTTCGCAGTGGTGTTCGGCGCCATGGGCATCACCAACGAAGAGGCACAGTACTTCATGAAGGACTTCGAGCGGACCGGGGCGCTGAAGCGCGCGGTCGTGTTCATGAATCTGGCCGATGACCCAGCCATCGAGCGCATCATCACTCCTCGGCTGACGCTGACGACGGCCGAGTACCTGGCCTACACCCTAGGCATGAACGTGCTGGTCATCCTCACGGACATAACCAACTATTGCGAGGCTTTGAGGCAGATCGGTGCGGCGCGTGAGGAGGTTCCCGGTCGCCGGGGGTATCCTGGATACATGTACACCGATCTGGCCACTTTGTATGAGAGGGCGGGAAGGATCAAGGGAAAGAAGGGATCCATCACCCAGATCCCCATCCTTTCTATGCCAGGTGATGATATCACGCATCCGATCGCTGACCTAACGGGCTACATCACCGAAGGGCAGATCGTGGCCAAGCGCGACCTGCACCGAGCGGGCATCTACCCGCCCATCGACGTGGGCTCTTCGCTCTCCAGGCTGATGGACGCTGGAATCGGCGTGGGCCGCACTCGCGAGGACCACAAGTCGGTCTCAGACCAATGCTACGCCGCATATGCCGAAGGCCGAGACCTGCGCGGTCTGGTGGCCATCGTCGGCAAGGGCGCGCTCTCCGACCGCGACAGGAAGTTCTTGGACTTCGCCGACCTGTTCGAGAAGCGCCTGGTGCGCCAGGGCAGGGAGGAGGACAGGGACATAGAGACCACCCTCAACCTGATGTGGGACCTGCTCGCGCACATTCCCGAGAACCAGCTGACCCGTATCGACCGCAAGTGGATCGAGAAGTACCACCCGGCGCACAAGCAGAAGCCCCAGGCGGCGTAAGGCATGCCCAAGCTGGACGTCAAACCAACCCGGTCGGAGCTCCTCGAGGTCAAGAGGAAGATCAAGCTCTCCCAGGCAGGCTACAAGATACTGAAGATGAAACGGGACGGCCTGATCCTGGAGTTCTTCAAGATCTTGGAGGAGGCGAAGGAGATCCGGATCAAGGTCAACCGCGACTACGAGACGGCGATGGAGAAGATCGCTGTGGCCAAGGCGGTGGACGGCGTCATAGCGGTGAAATCGGCCGCTTTCGCGCTCAAGGTGCATCCAGAGATCAAGCTCCAGTCCAAGAACATCATGGGCCTGGTGGTGCCGCAGATCGAGGCGGCGAGCATCCGCACTCCGGCGGACAAGCGCGGCTACGGAGTGATCGGCACCTCCTCGTACATCGATGAGGCGGCCAAGGCCTACGAGGCGCAATTGGAGACCATCGTGGAGGCGGCGGAGATCGAGACCACGATGAAACGATTGCTGGACGAGATCGAGAAGACCAAGCGCCGGGTGAATGCCCTGGAGTACAAGGTCATTCCGGAGCTGCAGGAGGCAGAAGCGTTCATCCGCCTGCGCCTGGAAGAGATGGAGCGCGAGAGCATCTTCCGCTTGAAGCGCATCAAGAAGAAGATGGCCGCGCGGGCGAAATGAACCTAGAAGACATCTTTTCCGACCCGGAGAGGAAGGCCAAGCTTCTCCGGCTTTTCTGGATCATCTCCCTAGGGATGCTGGTCCTAGGCTATCTCGTGATATTCCTTTTCTGGAACAGGACATAGCTGCTCAGTTGAAGTCCTTTATCACGCTCTTCCCCGTGCCCAGATGCACCAGCGGCATCTTGGCCGGGTTGGGATGGAAATTGTGCATCCTTTGGAAGGAGGTCTGCGCCTGCCAGGTGGAAGCGTTGATCAGCCTCACTCCCCGATACTCGGAGATACCTGCACCGTGCACATGTCCGGTGACGAAGATGTCCGGCACCGGATCAATGACCAAGTAATCCTTCTTCTCCGGGGCGATGGGGGTCTTGCCGCCGTAGATCGGCGCCATGTGCCTCCGTTTGAGCATCTCCTTCATCGCCTCCAGTGGATTGTCATATGTCAGGCCTTGGATGGCGTTCACCAGGTCGTCCA encodes the following:
- a CDS encoding V-type ATP synthase subunit B; the protein is MAVSKEYRSISQIAGPLVFVEKTDPVGYNEIAIVTLPNGEERRGQVLDTSSDVVVIQMFEGTAGIERSAGARFTGETLKMPVSQDMLGRIMSGSGEPLDGGPKITPEDRLDIIGSAINPWARDNPREFIQTGISTIDGMNTLVRGQKLPIFSGAGLPHNDIALQIARQAKVLGKEEEFAVVFGAMGITNEEAQYFMKDFERTGALKRAVVFMNLADDPAIERIITPRLTLTTAEYLAYTLGMNVLVILTDITNYCEALRQIGAAREEVPGRRGYPGYMYTDLATLYERAGRIKGKKGSITQIPILSMPGDDITHPIADLTGYITEGQIVAKRDLHRAGIYPPIDVGSSLSRLMDAGIGVGRTREDHKSVSDQCYAAYAEGRDLRGLVAIVGKGALSDRDRKFLDFADLFEKRLVRQGREEDRDIETTLNLMWDLLAHIPENQLTRIDRKWIEKYHPAHKQKPQAA
- a CDS encoding V-type ATP synthase subunit A, translating into GKTVGQHQLAKWSDADVIVYVGCGERGNEIAEVLVEFPGLKDPRSGKSIMERTVLIANTSNMPVAAREASVYTGVTIAEYYRDMGYDVSVMADSTSRWAEAMREISSRLEEMPGEEGFPAYLSARLSEFYERAGRVDAFSGSQGSVSVVGAVSPPGGDLSEPVTQGTLRIVRVFWALDSKLRERRHFPAINWLTSYSLYTSTLDSWYRTNVAPDFPELRAWAMEVLQKEAELQEVVQLVGSDALPEEQKLTLEVARMIREIVLQQNAYHPVDTYCPMSRQYQVMRTIKRFADLSKRAVENDVMVDAIANMPLRTRLGKSKFEETVDNELETILKEMDKAFESLGGK
- a CDS encoding V-type ATP synthase subunit D; this encodes MPKLDVKPTRSELLEVKRKIKLSQAGYKILKMKRDGLILEFFKILEEAKEIRIKVNRDYETAMEKIAVAKAVDGVIAVKSAAFALKVHPEIKLQSKNIMGLVVPQIEAASIRTPADKRGYGVIGTSSYIDEAAKAYEAQLETIVEAAEIETTMKRLLDEIEKTKRRVNALEYKVIPELQEAEAFIRLRLEEMERESIFRLKRIKKKMAARAK